A region of the Amycolatopsis sp. cg13 genome:
CTGAACGGGAGCGAACCCGGCCGGGGAGAGGACTTCGGCCAATCCGGCTTGATTCCGGGTGCGCTTGTCGCCGAGCGGGGACAACCGCTGCTCCGCCGGGACGTCGGCGAGGATTTCCCGCAGCAGCCTGCCGAACAGCCCGTACGCCTCGTCTCCCGCTGCTCCGCCGCTGACGACGAGGGAGAGTTGCCCGCCGGGCCGAAGCACCCGCGCCAGCTCCGCGGCGACCTGGTCGATGTCATTCATCAGCATGAACGCCATGTGCGACACGCAGGAATCGAACGCGTGGTCCGCGAACGGCAGTTGCTGCGCCCGTGCCTCCGCCACCGTTGCTGAACGCTGCCTGGCAAGCGCCAGATCTACGCTCGACACGTCGACCCCGATCGCCTGATGTCCCGCCGCGGCAAGCAGGTCAAGCAGGAATCCGTCGCCGCAAGCCAGATCGAGCACGCGGCCCGGACCGGCGATCTCGTCGCGGAGAAGCTCGTAACTCGACCGCCCGCAGGCGCTCCGCCCGCCGCCGAACGCGTGCGACGTAACCGCCGGATGGCTCGCGTGGAAGGCACGAAAGAAGGTTTCTTGCCCGGACCTGGTCACTCTCCCAACTTACGCACCGACGCGAAATCCCGTCCGCTCTTTGTAGAATCGCCGGATGGCGGACGTGGTGCCCGATCGGCGCGAGGCCGAGGTCTGGTGTTCCTACCAGCGCGTGCAACGGGCGCTCGGCAGCGCGCTCGACCGGCAGCTGGAGCGCGACGCGGGGATCTCCGGAGCCGACTACGCCCTCCTCGTCCCGCTCGTGAACGAACCGGACGGCGTGCTGCGGATGCGGGAGCTCGGCGCGACCGTCGAATGGGACCGCAGCCGGCTGTCGCATCACGTGAGCCGGATGTGCAAGCGCGGCCTGGTCACGCGGGAGAACTGCACCGAGGACGCGCGCGGGGCGAACGTCCGGCTCACCGAAGCCGGGCGGGCGGCGGTCAAGGCGGCCGAGGGCCAGCACGGCGAACTCGTGCGCCGGTACTTCTTCGACCAGGTCAGCGGCCCTGAACTCGAGCTGCTCGGCCGCGTTTTCTCCCGGATGCTCACCCGGCTCGCCGAGGACTGACCGAGGCCGTCAGCGCTCCGTGCGGGCGCGGTAAGCGGTGCGCCGCAGTCTTGCCGCATCGCCTACCGATCCAGGGGAGCAGAGATGACCAGCAAGACCGTTCTCGTGTCCGGCGCCAGCGTCGCGGGCCCGTCCGCCGCCTACTGGCTGCACCGTTACGGCTATTCGGTGACCGTCGTCGAGGCCGCGCCGCAGTTGCGACCGGGCGGGCAGGCCGTCGACTTCCGCGGCGAGCAGATGAAGCTCATCGAAGCGATGGGCCTGCTCGACGACCTGCGGGAGCTCGACACCGCGCTGCGCGAGCAGGTGCAGCTCGACCCCTCCGGGCAGCCCGCCTTCACCTTGCCGAGCGGGTTCACCAACGGCGAGCTGGAAGTCCTGCGCGGCGACCTCGCCCGCATCCTCTACGACCACACCAAGGGCTACACGGAGTACGTCTTCGGCGACCGCGTCACCTCGCTGACCGAGACCGCCGACGGCGTCGACGTCACCTTCCGCCACGGCGCCCCGCGCCGGTTCGACCTGGTCGTCGGCGCGGACGGCATCCACTCCGGCGTGCGGACGGCCGCGTTCGGCCCGGAAGCGAAGTTCCGCACCGATCTCGGCTACCACGTCGCCGGGTTCACCGCGCCCAACCACCTCCGCCTCGACCACGAGGGCCTGCTCTACAACGAACCCGGCCTCGGCGCGATCGTCACCAGCCACCTCGACCCGGCGACCGTCACCGTCGGCCTCTCCTTCCGCGGCGACCCGGACGGTTACGGCCGCCCGGACCTGGCCCGGCAGAAGGACATCGTCACCGAGGTCTTCGCCGGCGCCGGATGGGAACTCCCGCAGCTGCTGACCGCCGTCGCGGACGCGCCCGACCTGTACTTCGACACCGTCGGCCAGATCAAGCTCGACAGCTGGTCCCGCGGCCGGGTCGTGCTGCTCGGCGACGCCGCCTGGTGCGCCGGGCCGGGCGGATCCGGCACCGGGCTCGCGATGATGGGCGCGCAGATCCTGGCCGGGGAACTCGCCGCGGCCGGCGGCGACCACGCGACCGCGTTCGCCCGCTACGAGCAGCGGCTGCGCAAGGCCGCCCGCGTCGGACAGCGCAACGGGGCCGGTTCGGCCGACTTCCTGGTGCCGGCCACCGAGGAGAAGCTGCGCAAGCGCAACAAGATGTACCGCCAGCTCGCCGGTCCGATCGGCCGCCGCGTCTTCGCGTACATGGGCACCCGAGCGGCGAACGCGGTCAAATTCCGCGAATACCCGCAGCCTCGCGCGCACGCCTTGCCTTGACGTCAGCGACAAGGTTTAGCGTCGAAGACATGCGGATCGGCGAACTGGCACAGCGGGCCGGGACCACCACGCGGGCCCTGCGCTTCTATGAGGCACAGGGCCTGCTCCCGGCGGCGCGCGCGGCGAACGGCTATCGCGAGTACGACGAGGACGACCTGCGGCTGGTCACGGAAATCCAGACTCTGCGCACGGTCGGGTTCAGCCTCGACGACACCCGCCCGTTCGTCGACTGTCTCCGCACCGGCCACGACGCGGGCGACGCGTGCCCGGCGTCGGTCGAGGTGTACCTGCGGAAGCTGGACGAGGTCGAGGCCTGCATGCGCGACCTCGCCGCGGTCCGTTCCGCCCTGCTCGACAAGCTCGCCGCCGCCGCTGCGCGCCCGGCTGACCCCTGCACTGCTGAATCCGAGGAGTCCCGATGACCACCGACGCCACCTTCGCCGCCGAGGTCCTGGAGCACGGCCAGCCCGTACTGGTCGACTTCACCGCCGACTGGTGCCCGCCGTGCCGGATGATCGCGCCGGTGCTCGCCGAGATCTCCGCGGAACGACCCGGCCTCACCGTGCGCGAGCTCAATACCGACGAAAACCCCGAAACGATGCGCGCCTACCAGGTGATGGCGCTGCCGACGTTGATGCTGTTCCGCGACGGAGCCCCGGTGGCGTCGTTCGTCGGCGCCCGGCCGAAGGCGAAACTTCTCGCGGAATTGGACGACCTGCTGGGCTGAACCGGTGGA
Encoded here:
- the trxA gene encoding thioredoxin, with protein sequence MTTDATFAAEVLEHGQPVLVDFTADWCPPCRMIAPVLAEISAERPGLTVRELNTDENPETMRAYQVMALPTLMLFRDGAPVASFVGARPKAKLLAELDDLLG
- a CDS encoding MarR family winged helix-turn-helix transcriptional regulator; its protein translation is MADVVPDRREAEVWCSYQRVQRALGSALDRQLERDAGISGADYALLVPLVNEPDGVLRMRELGATVEWDRSRLSHHVSRMCKRGLVTRENCTEDARGANVRLTEAGRAAVKAAEGQHGELVRRYFFDQVSGPELELLGRVFSRMLTRLAED
- a CDS encoding MerR family transcriptional regulator, with protein sequence MRIGELAQRAGTTTRALRFYEAQGLLPAARAANGYREYDEDDLRLVTEIQTLRTVGFSLDDTRPFVDCLRTGHDAGDACPASVEVYLRKLDEVEACMRDLAAVRSALLDKLAAAAARPADPCTAESEESR
- a CDS encoding class I SAM-dependent methyltransferase; the encoded protein is MTRSGQETFFRAFHASHPAVTSHAFGGGRSACGRSSYELLRDEIAGPGRVLDLACGDGFLLDLLAAAGHQAIGVDVSSVDLALARQRSATVAEARAQQLPFADHAFDSCVSHMAFMLMNDIDQVAAELARVLRPGGQLSLVVSGGAAGDEAYGLFGRLLREILADVPAEQRLSPLGDKRTRNQAGLAEVLSPAGFAPVQWRTEAIDFSGSLDQVWDFVSVTYNLFPLGEAASNTLKTAFFAEAPALTRPDGLIPLVSQIHLASTHTVHKGR
- a CDS encoding FAD-dependent monooxygenase; the protein is MTSKTVLVSGASVAGPSAAYWLHRYGYSVTVVEAAPQLRPGGQAVDFRGEQMKLIEAMGLLDDLRELDTALREQVQLDPSGQPAFTLPSGFTNGELEVLRGDLARILYDHTKGYTEYVFGDRVTSLTETADGVDVTFRHGAPRRFDLVVGADGIHSGVRTAAFGPEAKFRTDLGYHVAGFTAPNHLRLDHEGLLYNEPGLGAIVTSHLDPATVTVGLSFRGDPDGYGRPDLARQKDIVTEVFAGAGWELPQLLTAVADAPDLYFDTVGQIKLDSWSRGRVVLLGDAAWCAGPGGSGTGLAMMGAQILAGELAAAGGDHATAFARYEQRLRKAARVGQRNGAGSADFLVPATEEKLRKRNKMYRQLAGPIGRRVFAYMGTRAANAVKFREYPQPRAHALP